In Nicotiana tabacum cultivar K326 chromosome 21, ASM71507v2, whole genome shotgun sequence, one DNA window encodes the following:
- the LOC107767058 gene encoding 1-aminocyclopropane-1-carboxylate synthase 3-like, whose product MKLLSEKATCNSHGQDSSYFLGWQEYEKNPYDEIQNPKGIIQMGLAENQLSFDLLESWLGQNPDAAGFKRNGESIFRELALFQDYHGLPAFKNALVQFMAEIRGNKVTFDSNNLVLTAGATSANETLMFCLADRGDAFLLPTPYYPGFDRDLKWRTGAEIVPIQCKSSNGFRITKSALEEAYKEAKNRNLRVKGVLVTNPSNPLGTTLTRNELELLLSFVDTKGIHLISDEIYSGTVFNSPNFVSVMEVLIEKNYMYTEVWDRVHIVYSLSKDLGLPGFRVGAIYSNDDVVVSAATKMSSFGLISSQTQYLLSAMLSDKKFTKKYVSENQKRLKKRHAMMVRGLQSAGISCLESNAGLFCWVDMRHLLSSNTFEAEIELWKKIVYEVGLNISPGSSCHCTEPGWFRACFANMSEDTLNLAIQRIKNFVNSSAISTQAHSNQTNQNTNTNTKKKLFSKWGFRLSFNDRER is encoded by the exons ATGAAGCTTTTATCAGAAAAAGCCACGTGTAATTCGCATGGACAAGACTCTTCATATTTCCTAGGATGGCAAGAGTACGAGAAGAATCCATACGATGAAATTCAGAATCCAAAAGGAATAATACAAATGGGACTTGCAGAGAATCAG CTTTCTTTTGATTTATTAGAGTCTTGGCTTGGTCAAAACCCAGACGCAGCTGGGTTTAAGAGAAATGGAGAGTCCATATTTAGAGAACTTGCTCTATTTCAAGATTACCACGGCCTTCCCGCTTTCAAAAAT GCATTGGTTCAATTCATGGCTGAAATTAGAGGGAACAAAGTCACCTTTGATTCTAACAATCTTGTCCTCACCGCCGGCGCAACTTCCGCAAATGAGACGCTCATGTTTTGCCTCGCCGACCGCGGCGACGCTTTTCTCCTTCCCACCCCATACTACCCTGG ATTTGACAGAGATCTCAAATGGAGAACTGGTGCTGAGATAGTGCCAATACAATGTAAAAGTTCAAATGGCTTCAGAATTACAAAATCAGCTCTAGAAGAAGCATACAAAGAAGCCAAAAATCGCAACCTTAGAGTAAAAGGAGTACTAGTAACGAACCCCTCGAATCCATTGGGCACAACATTAACACGAAATGAACTCGAATTACTTCTCAGCTTCGTCGATACAAAAGGTATCCATCTCATTAGTGACGAAATCTATTCAGGCACAGTTTTTAACTCGCCGAATTTCGTTAGTGTTATGGAAGTATTAATCGAAAAGAACTACATGTACACTGAAGTTTGGGATCGAGTTCACATTGTCTATAGTCTTTCCAAAGATCTTGGCCTTCCTGGTTTTCGTGTTGGTGCAATTTACTCCAACGACGATGTTGTTGTATCTGCAGCTACTAAAATGTCCAGTTTCGGGTTGATTTCTTCACAAACTCAGTACCTTTTATCAGCCATGTTATCTGACAAAAAATTCACGAAAAAATACGTTTCTGAAAATCAAAAGAGACTCAAAAAACGCCATGCAATGATGGTACGAGGTCTTCAAAGTGCAGGAATTAGTTGCCTTGAGAGCAATGCTGGTTTATTTTGTTGGGTAGATATGAGACATTTACTAAGTTCTAATACTTTTGAAGCAGAAATTGAGCTATGGAAAAAAATAGTTTACGAAGTTGGACTAAATATTTCGCCTGGATCATCATGCCATTGTACAGAACCAGGGTGGTTTCGTGCATGTTTCGCTAACATGTCAGAAGATACGTTGAATCTCGCGATTCAACGGATCAAAAATTTTGTTAACTCCTCTGCTATCAGTACCCAGGCTCACAGTAATCAGACTAACCAGAATACGAATACGAATACAAAGAAGAAGTTATTCTCCAAGTGGGGTTTTCGACTATCGTTTAATGACAGAGAACGATAG
- the LOC142175167 gene encoding uncharacterized protein LOC142175167 — MATVDNELPDKLSHNHPLFLNSIDNLGAVLISLQLRGSKNYSVWIRAMRIAILGRNKLGFIDGTCKRESFGTNLIDLWERCNAIVLSWIMNCVSPELLSGIVYSLNASEVWKDLKKRFDKIDCSRIFQIHREIAIINQGTNLISSYFSKIRVLWAEFDSLTPALGCDCAKSGEYVAFMERLKLLQFLMGLNESYEQARSQIL; from the coding sequence ATGGCAACTGTTGACAATGAACTACCAGATAAATTGAGCCACAATCACCCACTTTTTCTCAATTCAATTGACAATTTGGGAGCTGTGTTGATTTCTCTTCAATTACGAGGATCGAAAAACTATTCCGTATGGATTCGAGCAATGAGAATTGCAATCCTAGGTCGGAACAAGCTAGGGTTCATCGACGGCACTTGTAAAAGGGAAAGTTTTGGTACAAATCTCATAGATCTTTGGGAGCGATGCAACGCAATCGTTTTGTCATGGATTATGAATTGTGTTTCACCGGAATTACTCAGTGGCATCGTTTACTCTTTGAATGCCAGTGAAGTTTGGAAGGACTTGAAAAAGCGATTTGATAAGATAGATTGTTCGAGAATCTTCCAAATTCACAGAGAAATCGCAATAATTAATCAAGGTACTAACTTGATCTCGTCATATTTCTCAAAGATACGAGTACTCTGGGCAGAATTTGATAGTTTAACCCCAGCTCTGGGATGTGATTGCGCAAAATCTGGTGAATATGTGGCTTTTATGGAACGTTTGAAGCTGCTACAATTTCTGATGGGACTTAATGAGTCATATGAACAAGCTCGTAGCCAGATACTATGA